A genomic region of Exiguobacterium oxidotolerans JCM 12280 contains the following coding sequences:
- a CDS encoding HD domain-containing protein, whose translation MPVTLVTIIEHPIAQKYLERSGLNHAISVAERALTLATQRGLDADSATKAALLHDIGHYEWYTDGTWNYDLYRQNDIHAIKGAERAHKLLIRLGEEPARAKEISLAVLLHTDSYLPPGTINRTPLQQLVHDADTLEEQPGGLHHYEKIPFDEAVKRLDALDSVVHRFSNLPRIASEN comes from the coding sequence ATGCCAGTTACTTTAGTTACAATCATCGAACACCCGATTGCCCAAAAATATTTAGAACGTTCTGGACTCAATCATGCGATTTCCGTTGCGGAACGGGCGTTGACACTCGCGACACAGCGTGGTCTTGATGCTGATTCGGCGACAAAAGCAGCACTGCTTCATGATATCGGCCATTACGAATGGTATACGGATGGAACATGGAATTATGATCTTTACCGTCAAAATGATATTCATGCGATTAAAGGAGCAGAACGTGCCCATAAATTATTAATTCGTTTAGGGGAAGAACCTGCACGCGCAAAAGAAATCTCGCTTGCCGTCCTCTTACACACAGATTCGTATCTCCCACCAGGTACAATCAACCGGACCCCACTCCAACAGCTCGTCCACGATGCCGATACGTTAGAAGAGCAACCAGGTGGTTTGCATCATTATGAGAAAATCCCCTTTGATGAAGCCGTCAAACGTCTCGATGCATTAGACTCAGTTGTCCATCGCTTTAGCAACCTTCCACGAATCGCTTCCGAAAACTAA